A section of the Ogataea parapolymorpha DL-1 chromosome II, whole genome shotgun sequence genome encodes:
- a CDS encoding Sphingolipid long chain base-responsive protein PIL1, whose product MHRTYSLRSSRAPTASDLQNPIPVPPSSTKTNRFFGKGSITNSIRRSAAGSFGPELAKKLAQLVKMEKNVMRAIELSSKERKAAAKQLSLWGADNEDDVSDITDKLGVLIYEIGELDDQFIDRYDQYRITLKSIRDIEGSVQPSRDRKQKITDQIAYLKYKDPQSPKIVILEQELVRAEAESLVAEAQLSNITREKLKASFAYHFDSIREHSEKLALIAGYGKALLELLDDSPVTPGETRPSYDGYEASKQIIIDCENALASWTYETAQVKPTLSFKATDGEIYDDDLAEDVQNMHVTEQEWAEPEKQAA is encoded by the coding sequence ATGCACAGAACCTACTCTCTCAGATCAAGCAGGGCTCCAACAGCCTCTGACTTGCAGAACCCAATCCCTGTTCCACCGTCTTCTACCAAGACTAACAGATTCTTTGGTAAAGGCTCCATTACCAACTCCATCAGAagatctgctgctggttcGTTTGGTCCGGAACTCGCCAAGAAGCTTGCCCAGCTTGTCAAAATGGAGAAGAATGTCATGAGAGCCATTGAATTGTCTTCCAAGGAGAGAAAGGCTGCCGCCAAGCAGCTTTCCCTCTGGGGTGCAGACAATGAGGACGACGTCAGTGACATCACAGACAAATTAGGCGTCCTGATTTACGAGATTGGTGAACTGGACGACCAATTCATTGACAGATACGATCAATATAGAATTACCCTCAAAAGCATCAGAGACATTGAGGGTTCCGTCCAGCCATCGAGAGACCGGAAACAAAAGATCACTGATCAAATTGCTTACCTGAAGTACAAGGACCCACAATCCCCAAAGATTGTGATCTTGGAACAGGAATTGGTCAGGGCCGAGGCAGAATCGCTTGTTGCTGAGGCACAGCTTTCCAACATCACCagagagaaattgaaggcTTCCTTCGCTTACCACTTCGACTCGATCAGAGAACACTCTGAGAAATTAGCTCTGATTGCTGGTTATGGTAAGGCTCTTCTGGAATTGCTTGACGACTCTCCAGTGACCCCAGGTGAGACCAGACCATCATACGATGGCTACGAGGCATCCAAGCAAATCATCATCGATTGCGAGAATGCCCTTGCCTCATGGACTTACGAGACCGCTCAAGTTAAGCCAACTTTGAGTTTCAAGGCTACTGATGGTGAAATATACGATGACGACTTGGCCGAGGATGTTCAAAACATGCATGTGACTGAGCAAGAATGGGCCGAGCCTGAAAAGCAAGCCGCCTAA